The following proteins are co-located in the Phragmites australis chromosome 10, lpPhrAust1.1, whole genome shotgun sequence genome:
- the LOC133930402 gene encoding uncharacterized membrane protein At3g27390: MQVPVGFLGKLWSFVSFLPFFILLLVLGSVKGVLIGPVAVAIIFFGNSAVIIGLWPPHFIWTYYCVLKTERITLVLKILIGILLPLPLLLLPLLAIVGSLLGGIGYGVFVPFMATFEAVGHGVTDKLTHCFMDGTVSTISGACTVVRDVTDFCFHSYFSFMDDLIEKMGDDETPLDIKLLYLPRSILVAFIAVPVDVLVISGVALWKSPCMLLKGWQRLCEDLVGREGPFLEIVCVPFAGMAIILWPLAVLGGVIASFFSSFFFGFRAGLIAYQEASFQMGLAYMISAVAFFDEYTNDLLYLREGSCLPRPKYRKADVQKCETGQNKEEYNVMAESAERLQLGHHKYRRALQRSKTFMQTIQRLRPVQIWDWFFRSCELNGRILLSEGMITAEDVEEYITKGKGKKLSIKLPAWCILQCLIRSAKSDSHGLLISDNVEMTNFNWPKDKVLDWMLGPLLVIKEQMKKLEITEDEEMCLRKHIMTNKNEKPSDWDDSGFPSDDNIKRGQLQAIIRRLQGIVTNMSRVPSFRRRFINLVKALYLEAIEAGAIDGSRDVQCKVKADVASEKIGDKDAADAAGSSDDTLGHIDIV; the protein is encoded by the exons ATGCAGGTCCCTGTGGGTTTCCTGGGCAAGCTCTGGAGCTTCGTGTCCTTCCTGCCgttcttcatcctcctcctggtcCTTGGCTCCGTAAAAG GTGTCCTAATTGGCCCGGTTGCGGTTGCCATTATTTTCTTTGGAAACTCTGCTGTTATTATTGGTCTGTGGCCTCCACATTTCATCTGGACATATTACTGTGTGCTCAA AACCGAAAGGATCACGCTTGTGTTGAAGATCCTTATCGGAATTTTGTTGCCATTACCACTGCTCCTATTGCCATTACTTGCTATTGTTGGGAGCCTTCTGGGTGGTATAGGCTATGGAGTTTTTGTTCCCTTTATGGCAACCTTTGAGGCTGTTGGCCATGGTGTCACAGACAAGCTGACTCATTGTTTTATG GATGGAACTGTTAGCACAATATCTGGAGCTTGCACCGTCGTCCGCGATGTTACTGATTTCTGCTTCCACTCGTACTTCTCTTTCATGGATGATCTTATTGAGAAAATGGGGGATGATGAAACTCCTCTTGACATCAA GTTGTTGTATCTACCACGGAGCATACTCGTTGCCTTCATTGCTGTTCCAGTAGATGTATTAGTGATAAGTGGGGTGGCGTTGTGGAAAAGCCCCTGCATGTTGCTGAAGGGATGGCAAAGGTTATGTGAGGACCTAGTTGGAAGGGAAGGGCCATTTCTAGAAATTGTCTGTGTGCCTTTCGCTGGTATGGCCATTATTCTATGGCCACTCGCTGTGCTTGGGGGAGTAATAGCTTCATTTTTCAGCAGCTTCTTTTTCGGTTTTCGTGCTGGACTAATTGCTTATCAG GAGGCTTCTTTCCAAATGGGACTAGCATACATGATTTCAGCGGTAGCATTTTTTGATGAATACACTAATGATTTGCTTTACCTAAGAGAAGGGTCATGTCTTCCAAG GCCCAAGTACCGAAAAGCGGATGTTCAGAAGTGTGAGACAGGCCAGAACAAGGAAGAGTACAACGTTATGGCTGAATCTGCAGAGAGGCTACAACTCGGCCACCATAAGTATAGAAGGGCTTTGCAGCGATCAAAGACATTCATGCAAACCATCCAGCGACTTAGACCAGTTCAA ATATGGGATTGGTTCTTCCGATCTTGTGAGCTAAATGGAAGGATATTACTGAGTGAGGGTATGATAACTGCTGAAGATGTGGAGGAATATATTACCAAAGGAAAAGGCAAGAAGTTAAGCATCAAATTGCCTGCTTGGTGCATCCTTCAGTGTCTGATACGATCTGCAAAATCTGATTCGCACGGTTTGCTTATAT CTGATAATGTCGAAATGACAAACTTCAACTGGCCTAAAGACAAAGTATTGGACTGGATGCTCGGACCACTTCTGGTCATCAAGGAGCAAATGAAGAAGTTAGAGATAACTGAAGACGAGGAGATGTGCCTGAGGAAGCACATCATGACAAACAAAAACGAAAAACCATCCGACTGGGACGATTCTGGTTTTCCATCAGACGACAATATAAAGAGAGGTCAGCTGCAGGCGATAATCAGAAG GTTGCAAGGGATCGTGACAAACATGTCCCGAGTTCCGAGCTTCAGGAGACGATTCATCAATCTGGTCAAGGCGTTGTACCTTGAGGCGATCGAGGCGGGAGCTATAGACGGATCGCGGGATGTGCAGTGCAAAGTCAAAGCCGATGTTGCTTCTGAAAAAATTGGGGACAAAGACGCGGCAGATGCTGCAGGTTCATCAGATGACACACTAGGGCACATTGATATAGTGTGA